From Verrucomicrobia bacterium S94, the proteins below share one genomic window:
- the amt gene encoding ammonium transporter, translated as MAGEAPEVTAADALAAADNALFTANNVWMMVATFLVFIMHLGFAMVETGLTRAKNSVNILFKNTAIPAIGLLTYALVGFNLMYPGFAEDSAGLFGFGGFGISSPEGAAGLIAYADGGYAYWTDFLFQGMFAATAATIVSGAVAGRVKLGPFLIFSTVYVGLVYPWVGSWKWGGGWLDGIGFYDFAGSTLVHSVGGWGALAGIILLGPRLGKYVNGKVKAIQGHNMPLLTIGVFLLWLGWFGFNGGSVLSADPGLVSYVLVTTSLAAAAGIIGSMAASWTIQKHPDLTMVLNGCLAGLVGITAGADVLSIPWAVVVGLVCGSIAVVSVMIFDRFKLDDPVGATTVHLVCGILGTLFVALSPEHTIVPQLIGIVSYAVVCFPAAFIIFLVLKLTVGIRVSKEEEMKGLDLGEHGMEAYHGFQFFTNV; from the coding sequence ATGGCAGGAGAAGCGCCGGAAGTGACAGCGGCAGATGCCTTGGCAGCGGCGGATAATGCTTTGTTTACTGCCAATAATGTTTGGATGATGGTGGCCACGTTCCTTGTGTTCATTATGCATCTGGGCTTTGCCATGGTCGAAACGGGCCTGACCCGGGCAAAAAACTCGGTAAATATTCTGTTTAAAAATACGGCTATTCCGGCCATCGGGCTGCTGACCTATGCGCTGGTCGGCTTTAATCTGATGTATCCTGGTTTTGCCGAGGATTCCGCCGGTCTCTTCGGCTTTGGCGGATTCGGTATTTCTTCTCCGGAAGGTGCTGCGGGGCTGATTGCCTATGCAGACGGCGGTTATGCCTACTGGACCGATTTCCTGTTCCAGGGCATGTTTGCCGCAACGGCGGCCACCATTGTTTCGGGAGCGGTTGCAGGGCGTGTTAAACTTGGTCCGTTCCTGATTTTTTCGACGGTTTACGTCGGTCTCGTCTATCCGTGGGTCGGTTCCTGGAAATGGGGCGGCGGCTGGCTTGACGGGATTGGATTCTACGATTTCGCCGGCTCTACGCTGGTGCACTCCGTCGGTGGATGGGGCGCTCTGGCCGGGATCATTCTGCTCGGGCCGCGCCTGGGTAAATATGTAAACGGCAAAGTGAAGGCCATTCAGGGCCACAATATGCCGTTGCTGACTATCGGTGTGTTTCTCCTGTGGCTCGGCTGGTTCGGGTTCAACGGCGGTTCGGTACTGTCGGCCGATCCGGGACTGGTGTCCTATGTTCTCGTAACCACTTCTCTTGCTGCGGCGGCTGGTATTATCGGTTCCATGGCGGCGTCGTGGACAATTCAGAAACATCCGGACCTCACCATGGTTCTCAACGGGTGTCTGGCCGGTCTTGTGGGGATCACTGCAGGTGCGGATGTACTTTCCATTCCGTGGGCGGTTGTGGTCGGGCTGGTCTGTGGTTCCATTGCAGTAGTTTCCGTCATGATTTTTGACCGCTTTAAACTGGATGACCCGGTGGGTGCCACTACGGTCCATCTGGTCTGTGGTATTCTCGGTACCCTGTTTGTTGCCCTCAGTCCGGAGCATACGATTGTACCGCAGCTGATCGGCATCGTGTCCTACGCGGTGGTCTGTTTCCCGGCCGCCTTCATTATCTTTCTGGTTCTGAAGCTTACCGTGGGTATCCGCGTGAGCAAAGAAGAGGAAATGAAGGGGCTCGATCTGGGCGAACACGGTATGGAAGCCTATCATGGATTCCAGTTCTTTACGAACGTCTAA
- a CDS encoding P-II family nitrogen regulator → MKLLIAYIQPEALNDVKQSLYDAEVYKMSVTNAMGCGQQKGYHETYRGADIEVNLLKKVRIEIAVNDEFVEATTDAIIKGARTGNIGDGKIFVLDLPACIRIRTGEKGPEAVG, encoded by the coding sequence ATGAAATTACTTATTGCATACATTCAGCCCGAAGCACTTAACGACGTGAAGCAGTCTCTATATGATGCTGAAGTCTACAAAATGTCTGTCACCAACGCGATGGGATGCGGGCAGCAGAAGGGTTATCACGAAACCTATCGCGGCGCGGATATCGAAGTGAACCTCCTAAAGAAGGTTCGCATTGAAATCGCTGTGAATGATGAATTTGTCGAAGCCACCACCGATGCGATTATCAAAGGTGCACGTACAGGAAATATCGGTGACGGAAAAATCTTCGTCCTCGACCTTCCGGCGTGCATTCGGATCCGCACCGGGGAAAAAGGCCCGGAGGCTGTGGGTTAG
- the ilvY gene encoding HTH-type transcriptional activator IlvY encodes MDTEALTTFIKTAELLHFGRASRACNLSPSALTRTIQRLEEEIGQPLFLRDNRSVALTEAGYQLLNYARKAVHEWNRFREELAIEASVSGTISIYASITAVYSLLPELLEAYRTKFPNVHLGLRTGAAEQAIEQVLNGEIDLAVAALPDRKLQRLEFMPLAETPLVFIRSKQSAPPKTGTFTGQEPLVVPQSGTARNRLDEWFRANGLNPNIALEVSGNEALIAMVRLGTGIGVVPKLVLERSPFRDEVTVIRNTPKLKPYVVGLVSNERNLKRPAAKAIWKLAGEL; translated from the coding sequence ATGGATACAGAAGCGCTCACCACATTCATCAAAACTGCGGAACTGCTGCATTTCGGTCGGGCGAGCCGGGCCTGCAACCTGAGTCCGTCGGCACTCACAAGAACCATTCAGCGACTGGAAGAGGAGATCGGACAGCCCCTGTTTCTGCGGGATAACCGCAGCGTGGCACTGACAGAGGCGGGCTATCAGCTGCTCAATTATGCCCGCAAAGCCGTGCACGAGTGGAATCGTTTCCGCGAAGAACTGGCCATTGAGGCATCGGTTTCCGGCACCATATCCATCTATGCCTCGATCACAGCCGTTTACAGCCTGCTTCCGGAACTGCTGGAGGCGTACCGCACCAAATTTCCGAACGTCCATCTCGGGCTGCGCACCGGTGCGGCGGAACAGGCGATTGAACAGGTTCTCAATGGCGAAATCGATCTGGCCGTTGCCGCTCTGCCCGACCGCAAACTCCAGCGGCTTGAATTCATGCCGCTGGCTGAAACTCCGCTGGTATTCATTCGGTCAAAACAGTCCGCACCTCCGAAAACGGGAACATTCACCGGACAGGAACCGCTCGTCGTTCCCCAGTCCGGCACCGCCCGCAACCGGCTGGACGAATGGTTCAGGGCGAACGGACTGAACCCGAACATCGCTCTGGAGGTTTCAGGCAACGAGGCCCTGATTGCCATGGTACGGCTGGGTACCGGAATCGGCGTGGTTCCGAAACTTGTACTCGAACGCAGCCCGTTCCGCGATGAGGTAACCGTTATCCGGAATACCCCGAAACTGAAACCCTATGTTGTGGGCCTGGTTTCAAATGAACGCAACCTGAAACGCCCGGCAGCGAAAGCCATATGGAAACTGGCGGGTGAATTATAG
- the ilvC gene encoding ketol-acid reductoisomerase, which yields MGQNYFNSLTMKQKLAEIGTCRFMDASEFANGIEAAKGKKIVIVGCGAQGLNQGLNMRDSGLDVSYTLRASAIEEKRQSYLNATENGFKVGTYEEMLPTADIVMNLAPDKQHTNVCETVIPLMKKGATFCYAHGFNIVEEGMQIRKDLTVIMVAPKSPGSEVREEYKRGFGVPTLIACHVANDPNGDGIETAKALAVAQGGHHAGVLESNFVAEVKSDLMGEQTILCGLLQAGSLLCFDKMVEKGIDPGYASKLIQYGWETITEGLKQGGITNMMDRLSNPAKLKAFELAEDLKLIMRPLFEKHMDDIITGEFSKTMMEDWANDDEKLLTWRAETAETAFEKTPAADVEITEQEYYDKGILMVAMVKAGVELAFEEMVDVGIKPESAYYESLHETPLIANTIARKKLFEMNRVISDTAEYGCYLFSHACVPLLQDFMKGIDTDVIGKGLELKDNGVDNKTLVAVNAEIRYHEVEIVGEELRAAMSNMKPL from the coding sequence ATGGGTCAGAATTATTTCAACTCGCTTACGATGAAGCAGAAACTCGCGGAAATCGGTACCTGCCGGTTTATGGATGCGTCGGAATTTGCCAACGGTATTGAAGCCGCTAAAGGCAAGAAAATCGTTATCGTCGGTTGCGGAGCTCAGGGGCTCAATCAGGGGCTGAACATGCGCGACAGTGGACTTGATGTATCCTATACGCTCCGCGCTTCGGCCATTGAAGAGAAGCGTCAGTCTTATCTGAACGCCACCGAAAACGGTTTCAAAGTAGGAACCTATGAAGAAATGCTTCCGACGGCAGACATCGTGATGAACCTTGCGCCCGATAAACAGCACACCAATGTTTGCGAAACGGTTATTCCGCTGATGAAGAAAGGGGCCACATTCTGCTATGCCCATGGGTTCAACATTGTGGAAGAAGGTATGCAGATCCGCAAAGACCTGACGGTGATCATGGTGGCTCCGAAATCTCCGGGTTCCGAAGTGCGCGAAGAGTACAAACGCGGATTCGGTGTTCCGACGCTGATTGCCTGCCATGTGGCCAACGACCCGAACGGGGATGGCATAGAAACGGCGAAAGCACTTGCGGTTGCACAGGGCGGTCATCATGCCGGTGTACTGGAATCCAACTTTGTGGCGGAAGTAAAATCCGACCTTATGGGTGAGCAGACTATCCTCTGCGGGTTGCTGCAGGCCGGCTCGCTGCTCTGTTTTGACAAAATGGTCGAAAAAGGCATCGATCCCGGTTATGCCTCCAAGCTTATTCAGTATGGCTGGGAAACCATCACCGAAGGTTTGAAACAGGGCGGTATCACCAACATGATGGATCGCCTCTCCAATCCGGCTAAACTGAAGGCATTCGAACTGGCCGAGGATCTGAAGCTGATCATGCGTCCGTTGTTTGAAAAACATATGGACGATATCATCACCGGCGAGTTTTCCAAAACCATGATGGAAGACTGGGCAAACGATGACGAAAAGCTGCTGACCTGGCGTGCTGAAACTGCGGAAACGGCCTTTGAAAAGACTCCGGCCGCTGATGTTGAAATCACTGAACAGGAATACTACGACAAGGGTATTCTGATGGTGGCGATGGTGAAGGCCGGTGTTGAGCTTGCTTTCGAAGAAATGGTGGATGTCGGTATCAAACCCGAATCCGCCTATTATGAATCGCTGCATGAAACCCCGCTTATCGCCAATACCATTGCACGTAAAAAACTGTTCGAAATGAACCGTGTGATTTCCGATACGGCGGAATACGGCTGCTATCTGTTCTCTCACGCCTGTGTGCCGCTGCTGCAGGATTTCATGAAGGGCATTGATACCGATGTCATCGGTAAAGGACTTGAGCTGAAAGATAACGGAGTCGATAACAAGACTCTGGTTGCGGTTAATGCCGAGATCCGTTATCACGAAGTGGAAATTGTCGGAGAAGAGCTGCGTGCCGCCATGAGCAATATGAAACCGCTCTAG
- a CDS encoding arsenate reductase family protein → MKIYTYKKCSTCRKAVKWLKEQKLDVEEIPIRETPPSVEELRQMLEYVGDLKKLFNASGQDYRALGMKDKLPGMDTEEALKLLASNGNLIKRPFLIGSDKGATGFKEEVWEALLK, encoded by the coding sequence ATGAAAATTTATACCTATAAGAAATGCAGCACCTGTCGTAAGGCCGTTAAATGGCTGAAGGAACAAAAGCTCGATGTTGAGGAAATTCCGATTCGTGAAACGCCGCCGAGCGTTGAAGAACTGCGGCAGATGCTGGAGTATGTCGGCGATCTGAAAAAGTTATTCAATGCCTCCGGACAGGATTACCGCGCTCTTGGAATGAAAGATAAACTGCCCGGCATGGATACTGAAGAAGCTTTGAAACTGTTGGCTTCCAACGGAAATCTGATTAAACGACCGTTTCTGATCGGTTCGGATAAAGGAGCAACCGGGTTCAAAGAAGAAGTCTGGGAAGCTTTGCTGAAATAG
- a CDS encoding Nif11 family protein, which produces MSKKEVERLLIDGGDSRELRLKYDTLEPKSAFVAEANKDGYDFTEEELDEVLRESGDDFASFGNPRKRAIWWY; this is translated from the coding sequence ATGTCAAAAAAAGAAGTAGAGCGTCTGCTCATCGATGGTGGAGACAGCCGCGAACTGAGACTGAAATATGATACACTGGAACCGAAGTCCGCCTTTGTGGCTGAAGCCAATAAAGACGGCTATGATTTTACGGAAGAGGAGCTTGACGAAGTACTGCGGGAATCCGGAGACGATTTTGCCTCGTTCGGCAATCCGCGGAAACGCGCCATCTGGTGGTATTAA
- a CDS encoding peroxiredoxin, with product MDSLEGKKAPAFTLEGSDGKKHSIEDYLGKRVVIYFYPRDNTPGCTKESCGFRDINQEISDLNTVVLGVSKDSLASHDKFIEKFNLPFTLLSDPETKMMEKYGAWGEKVLYGKKSIGCIRSTVIVDEKGKVIKHWKKVTKAEAHPAKVLEFLRNL from the coding sequence ATGGATTCACTTGAAGGAAAAAAGGCCCCGGCATTTACGCTGGAGGGCAGCGACGGGAAAAAGCATTCTATTGAGGATTATCTCGGAAAACGCGTGGTCATTTATTTCTACCCGCGCGACAACACCCCCGGCTGCACCAAAGAATCGTGCGGTTTCCGGGATATAAATCAGGAAATCAGCGATCTCAACACCGTGGTGCTCGGCGTCAGCAAAGACAGTCTCGCCTCACACGATAAATTTATTGAAAAATTCAACCTGCCTTTCACCCTGCTTTCCGATCCGGAAACGAAAATGATGGAAAAATACGGCGCCTGGGGCGAAAAGGTGCTCTACGGCAAAAAATCCATCGGCTGCATCCGCTCCACCGTGATCGTCGATGAAAAGGGCAAGGTCATCAAACACTGGAAAAAAGTCACAAAGGCGGAAGCACATCCCGCCAAAGTCCTGGAATTTCTCCGGAACCTATAA
- a CDS encoding Hpt domain-containing protein — MVLILLSLQVMNDIKTLIESAGDDRELAVDLLELFKEQAIEGIAALSDAVQKEDSKEAVHLAHKLVGSAIACGFIDLSQELRFIETECQREVPDDIEQRLQTVSQLLERGCNEMGRVLADEKLYEKGAYN; from the coding sequence ATGGTATTAATATTGCTTAGTTTACAGGTTATGAATGATATCAAAACGTTAATTGAGTCTGCAGGGGATGACCGGGAACTTGCCGTGGATCTGCTGGAATTATTTAAAGAGCAGGCGATAGAGGGAATCGCCGCCTTAAGTGATGCGGTGCAAAAAGAGGATTCCAAAGAGGCTGTACATTTGGCCCATAAGCTGGTCGGATCTGCCATTGCGTGTGGTTTTATTGATTTATCGCAGGAATTGCGGTTTATCGAAACGGAATGCCAGCGCGAAGTTCCTGACGATATCGAGCAGCGGTTACAGACTGTCAGTCAGTTGCTCGAACGGGGCTGCAATGAAATGGGTCGGGTGCTGGCAGATGAGAAATTGTATGAAAAAGGTGCTTATAATTGA
- a CDS encoding response regulator, whose product MKWVGCWQMRNCMKKVLIIDDDVFLTGLYEKLLRKEGLDVAVANSGSAGIEQIARYLPDLVILDLHMPDMHGSDVLKTVRNDLRLHHIRVIVFATGYIQKLADAVADLGAYKVLSKMKCKPRDLVQEVLQSLNDTTHIPEAPAEQEHFSSLEDGAAKLDDPGIDKLPLWIERLETDSRDEARRVCLIHLYRMIQDNIDFALNFDKMSAEYKLSTTLKKLMQDLFDHPQLVSGSSVKSLEEAIEKLLHLTQKHRETERDLEAELQQLLKKL is encoded by the coding sequence ATGAAATGGGTCGGGTGCTGGCAGATGAGAAATTGTATGAAAAAGGTGCTTATAATTGATGATGATGTTTTTTTAACCGGGCTCTATGAAAAACTGCTCAGGAAGGAAGGGCTTGATGTTGCAGTTGCCAACTCAGGTTCAGCGGGTATCGAACAGATTGCCCGTTATCTCCCCGACCTGGTTATTCTGGATCTGCATATGCCCGATATGCACGGATCTGATGTTCTAAAGACCGTTAGAAATGATCTCAGACTGCATCATATCCGCGTGATCGTATTTGCGACGGGATATATTCAGAAGCTGGCCGATGCTGTGGCGGATCTGGGGGCCTATAAAGTGCTTTCAAAAATGAAGTGCAAGCCACGGGATCTTGTCCAGGAAGTGCTGCAGTCCCTGAACGATACAACGCACATTCCGGAAGCTCCGGCGGAACAGGAACATTTCAGTTCCCTTGAGGACGGCGCGGCAAAGTTGGATGATCCGGGGATTGATAAACTGCCGCTATGGATCGAACGTCTGGAGACTGATTCTCGGGATGAGGCCCGCCGCGTTTGTCTGATCCATCTGTACCGCATGATTCAGGACAATATCGATTTTGCGCTGAATTTTGATAAAATGTCGGCCGAATATAAACTGAGTACCACACTCAAAAAGCTGATGCAGGATTTGTTTGATCATCCGCAGCTGGTGAGCGGGTCCTCGGTAAAATCGCTCGAAGAAGCTATTGAAAAACTGTTGCATCTCACCCAGAAACACCGTGAAACCGAGAGGGATCTCGAAGCCGAGCTACAGCAGCTTCTGAAGAAACTTTAA
- a CDS encoding carbamoyltransferase has protein sequence MNILGINYFYHDSTACIVVDGKLVTAIEEERLTRQKHTDEFPVHAIERCMKIAGLEDKDIDAVAVSIKPSMHWRKKAVYALGIGKGIKPFLGHEVGTSRYRQDQFWSWYLSCWPKGSKQPPVHWVSHHLAHIAGSFYVSPYEEAALLSIDGSGEWATSFVGYGKGTQIEQYNESYFPNSFGSFYEAATEFCGFRPNYDEGKTMGLAPFGDPEIFKDKVSEIISIGEDGSITVDTSMFNFQYWRRPYCNRKFYETFGAPRRHGEEFQKHHEDVAAAFQYVLEESALKICRDLKKKTGAKHLVIAGGVSLNSVMNGRIVRESGFEDLYVMPAAGDNGTAIGAAFYVWNGIHGKERSFVHMNPYVGTSYSDADYQAIIKECKLNAEHHEHIEEVTARLLAEGHIVGWYQGAMEIGPRALGNRSILADPSKPDMKDKINADVKHREAYRPFAPSVPVEHAKDYFDIEVEAPFMLKVCDVFPDKRDCVPAITHVDGSARVQTVRRETNPRYHKLMMELGKITGVPVVLNTSFNVMGEPIVESPMDAIRCFFSTGLDKLVIGNYLIGK, from the coding sequence ATGAACATTCTTGGTATCAATTATTTCTATCATGATTCCACGGCCTGTATTGTGGTTGACGGTAAACTGGTGACCGCCATTGAAGAGGAGCGTCTGACGCGGCAGAAGCATACGGATGAATTTCCGGTGCATGCGATTGAGCGCTGCATGAAAATTGCCGGACTCGAGGATAAGGATATTGATGCGGTGGCCGTTTCAATTAAACCTTCGATGCACTGGCGGAAAAAAGCCGTGTATGCGTTGGGCATCGGCAAAGGGATTAAACCGTTTCTCGGGCACGAAGTCGGTACCTCGCGCTACCGCCAGGATCAGTTCTGGAGCTGGTATCTGAGCTGTTGGCCGAAAGGGTCAAAACAGCCGCCGGTTCACTGGGTGTCGCACCATCTGGCGCACATTGCAGGGAGTTTTTATGTTTCACCGTATGAAGAAGCGGCTCTGCTTTCGATCGACGGTTCGGGCGAGTGGGCGACGTCGTTTGTCGGTTATGGCAAAGGCACTCAGATTGAGCAGTATAACGAGAGCTATTTCCCGAATTCATTCGGTTCCTTCTATGAAGCGGCGACCGAATTCTGCGGATTCCGCCCGAATTATGATGAAGGTAAAACCATGGGACTGGCTCCGTTCGGGGATCCGGAGATTTTTAAAGACAAGGTGTCCGAGATTATTTCGATCGGTGAAGACGGATCGATTACGGTGGATACCTCGATGTTTAATTTTCAGTACTGGCGGCGACCGTACTGCAATCGTAAATTCTATGAAACCTTCGGTGCACCGCGTCGTCACGGCGAGGAATTTCAGAAACATCATGAAGATGTGGCTGCAGCCTTTCAGTATGTGCTTGAGGAATCGGCGCTGAAGATCTGCCGGGATCTGAAAAAGAAGACGGGAGCAAAGCATCTGGTGATTGCGGGCGGGGTTTCGCTGAACAGTGTGATGAACGGGCGGATTGTCCGGGAATCGGGTTTTGAGGATCTTTATGTCATGCCGGCGGCCGGCGATAACGGTACGGCCATCGGCGCAGCGTTTTATGTCTGGAACGGCATTCACGGAAAAGAACGCAGCTTTGTGCATATGAATCCGTATGTCGGAACGAGCTACAGTGACGCGGACTATCAGGCGATCATTAAAGAGTGCAAACTGAATGCCGAACACCATGAGCATATTGAAGAGGTAACGGCCCGGCTGCTTGCGGAAGGGCATATTGTCGGCTGGTATCAGGGAGCGATGGAGATCGGACCGCGGGCGCTGGGCAACCGGAGTATTCTGGCGGATCCTTCAAAACCGGATATGAAGGATAAGATCAACGCGGATGTAAAACACCGCGAGGCCTACCGTCCGTTTGCGCCTTCGGTACCGGTGGAGCATGCAAAGGATTATTTTGATATCGAGGTTGAAGCGCCGTTTATGCTGAAAGTGTGTGATGTTTTTCCGGATAAACGCGATTGTGTTCCGGCGATTACCCATGTGGACGGCAGTGCCCGGGTGCAGACGGTTCGCAGGGAGACCAATCCGCGGTATCATAAGCTGATGATGGAGCTGGGGAAAATCACCGGTGTGCCGGTGGTGCTGAACACCAGCTTTAATGTGATGGGTGAGCCGATTGTGGAATCGCCGATGGATGCCATCCGCTGTTTCTTTTCCACCGGGCTGGATAAGCTGGTGATCGGGAACTATCTGATCGGGAAATAA
- a CDS encoding leucyl/phenylalanyl-tRNA--protein transferase has product MEPPGSKPSYLQKLYKRLDKHPRLRKLYEQLVEAQVFYQSKIFRPPPKGKFPPIWMSYREPFCGLLAYGGEMTADSLLYAYSKGIYPLYDKHPIEWYSCDPRMVLFLEKMKLKKGLRPLIKSGKYTVTFDTAFERVVHECGKGGDRDEWTWIIPERIAVALELHEKGRNHSVEVWNADGDLVGGLFGMDMGKMFLSESAFHHEPNASKVAVAVLNCHLQHWGFVMNDIQWFWEHYRRLGYENISRKEYLSRLKTLVTEPERLGKWTVDERLDVGNWVPSEPGSQVRT; this is encoded by the coding sequence GTGGAACCGCCAGGCTCAAAACCCAGTTATTTGCAGAAGCTTTATAAGCGGCTGGATAAACATCCCCGGTTGCGGAAACTGTATGAACAGCTGGTTGAGGCTCAGGTTTTTTATCAGAGTAAAATCTTCCGCCCGCCTCCGAAAGGAAAGTTTCCGCCGATCTGGATGTCGTATCGCGAGCCGTTCTGCGGTTTGCTGGCGTACGGCGGTGAAATGACGGCGGACAGCCTGCTTTATGCCTATTCCAAAGGCATTTATCCGCTTTATGACAAGCATCCCATTGAGTGGTATTCGTGTGATCCGCGCATGGTGCTTTTTCTGGAAAAGATGAAGCTGAAGAAGGGGCTGCGTCCGCTGATCAAATCGGGGAAATATACGGTTACGTTTGATACGGCTTTTGAACGCGTCGTGCACGAGTGCGGAAAGGGTGGTGATCGCGATGAGTGGACCTGGATTATTCCCGAGCGGATTGCGGTGGCGCTGGAACTGCATGAAAAGGGGCGGAATCATTCTGTAGAGGTCTGGAATGCGGACGGCGATCTTGTCGGCGGCCTGTTCGGGATGGATATGGGAAAGATGTTTCTGTCTGAGTCGGCTTTTCATCATGAACCGAATGCGAGCAAGGTGGCGGTGGCCGTTTTGAACTGTCATCTGCAGCACTGGGGTTTTGTGATGAATGACATTCAATGGTTCTGGGAGCATTACCGTCGGCTCGGCTATGAAAATATTTCGCGTAAAGAATATCTGAGTCGGCTGAAGACGTTAGTGACGGAGCCGGAACGTCTTGGAAAATGGACGGTGGATGAACGGCTTGATGTTGGAAACTGGGTGCCGTCCGAACCGGGCAGCCAGGTCCGGACATAA
- a CDS encoding ABC transporter ATP-binding protein, with amino-acid sequence MTDESHTVSTDRFQLLGKLRIIFELLDAADRRKLLLIFILSLMNGVVNAVGIASILPFIGLISDPAILETNKYVLYFKELTGITGYAGVVVSFGFISLGMLILSNSISAVETWQGVWFSADKTKDLSARLLSNYLNIDVLEFEKKQSAERAKEVLTDVSRVVIGTLFATLDLISDIIVSLCIVVLLLWIDWKVTLVVAAVLVFVHFLINLVTTGRLDHLGKRYASLQASLYSHVLEALKLNKEIKMNSLASYFVNRFSVTAGEMARNTVRSSMISQLPQQALEVMAFAVIMSVALYFAVFSGDGGQPVTIIGMYAVAAYRLIPTVNSIFRKVKDIWYDTAILENVAGSLQLSEPEAECWDAARWPKESIALDHVQFSYSTDGPLLLDGMNLEFGIGQFTCIKGQTGCGKSTVMHLIAGLFRPSGGRICADGVEVDAYSSREWKKQIGLVPADVNIIQASLYENIALGLEPDEINRDLVHEVCRMVELHDLFIGLPAGYETVYGDEGLRFSSGQVLKVGIARALYRRPALLLLDESTDAFDLATESRILNNLKAIHNLTIIFISHRPSVMDHADRVIDLEDLLGRGA; translated from the coding sequence ATGACCGACGAATCACATACCGTTTCGACAGATCGATTCCAGCTTCTGGGAAAGCTTCGGATTATATTCGAGCTTCTTGATGCGGCTGATCGACGTAAATTATTGCTGATCTTCATCCTTTCTCTGATGAACGGTGTGGTAAATGCCGTGGGGATTGCATCGATCCTTCCGTTCATCGGCCTGATCTCCGATCCGGCGATTCTGGAAACCAACAAATATGTGCTGTATTTTAAAGAACTGACCGGCATCACAGGTTATGCCGGCGTGGTGGTTTCGTTCGGATTTATCTCGTTAGGGATGCTGATTCTGAGCAATTCCATTTCAGCGGTTGAAACCTGGCAGGGCGTCTGGTTCAGCGCGGATAAAACCAAGGATCTTTCTGCACGGCTGCTCAGTAATTATCTGAATATCGATGTGCTCGAATTTGAGAAAAAACAGAGCGCAGAGCGGGCCAAGGAGGTGCTGACGGATGTCAGTCGGGTCGTGATCGGTACCCTGTTTGCAACGCTCGACCTCATATCAGATATCATTGTTTCTCTGTGTATTGTAGTGTTGCTGCTCTGGATTGACTGGAAGGTCACGCTGGTGGTGGCGGCGGTACTGGTTTTTGTTCACTTTTTAATCAACCTTGTAACCACCGGCCGGCTGGATCATCTGGGGAAACGCTATGCCTCACTGCAGGCTTCGCTCTACAGCCATGTGCTGGAAGCGCTGAAGCTGAATAAGGAAATCAAGATGAACAGTCTGGCTTCCTATTTTGTGAACCGTTTTTCCGTGACGGCCGGTGAAATGGCGAGAAATACGGTACGCAGTTCGATGATCAGTCAGCTTCCGCAACAGGCGCTTGAGGTGATGGCGTTTGCGGTCATTATGTCTGTGGCACTTTATTTTGCGGTGTTTTCCGGAGATGGCGGACAGCCGGTAACAATTATCGGCATGTATGCCGTTGCCGCATATCGGCTGATTCCCACGGTCAACAGCATTTTCCGGAAGGTGAAGGATATCTGGTACGATACCGCCATTCTGGAAAATGTGGCCGGTTCTCTGCAACTGTCGGAACCCGAGGCCGAGTGCTGGGATGCCGCCCGTTGGCCGAAGGAAAGCATCGCACTGGACCATGTACAGTTTTCCTATTCTACAGACGGACCGCTTCTGCTCGACGGCATGAACCTGGAATTCGGCATCGGGCAGTTTACCTGCATAAAGGGGCAGACCGGGTGTGGGAAATCCACGGTAATGCATCTCATTGCGGGACTTTTCCGTCCTTCCGGCGGACGGATCTGTGCGGATGGGGTGGAGGTGGATGCCTACAGCAGCAGGGAATGGAAAAAGCAGATCGGTCTGGTGCCGGCGGATGTGAATATTATCCAGGCCAGTTTATATGAAAATATTGCGCTGGGACTTGAGCCCGATGAAATCAACCGCGATCTGGTTCATGAAGTCTGCCGTATGGTGGAGTTGCATGACCTGTTCATCGGGCTGCCGGCCGGCTATGAAACCGTCTATGGAGATGAGGGACTTCGCTTCAGCAGTGGACAGGTGCTGAAGGTCGGTATTGCCCGGGCACTTTACCGTCGGCCGGCCCTTCTGCTGCTGGATGAAAGTACTGATGCATTTGATCTGGCTACGGAAAGCCGGATTCTGAATAATCTCAAGGCCATTCATAATCTGACTATCATTTTTATATCGCATCGGCCGTCGGTGATGGATCACGCCGACCGGGTGATCGATCTTGAAGATTTACTGGGGAGAGGGGCTTGA